GCCGCCTCTACCAGTCCGACATGCAGCTCTGCATTCACGGCGCGTCGAGCTCCTGCTACCCCGACGTGATGCTGGTGTGCGGCGGGGAGCAACCGGGGCGCTCCTTTGAAACTTGACCCTGCCTGCTCGCCGACGTCCTCTCCAGCAGCACGGCGCACAACGACCGCCGCCACAAGCACGCCGTCTACACGGCGATTCCCACGCTCCAGACCTACCTGATCGTCTCGCAGGACGAGCGGTACGTCGTGGAATACCAGCGCGGTGAGGAAGGCTGGCTCGTGCGCGAGCATCGCGGAGGGGGGCAGGTGGACGTGCCCTGCCTGGGCCGCCCGCTGAGCCTGGAGGAGCTGTACCGGGGCGTGCTGTAAGGAGGGGGGAGAACAGCCCGGATCACGCCATCGGCAGCTCGATCATTCCGCCCGTTTCCTCGCGTCCCTCCATGCGCGCCGTCACCGCCAGCCCGGTCGGCGTCTGCGCGAGGCCCCCCTCCGCCGTCTCCCGGAGTTCGGCGGGCATCAGGCGGCCCACTGAAGCCATCGCGCCCACCACCTCGTCGGGCGGGATAAAGGATTCGAGCTGCGCCAGCGCCAGTTGCGCGGCGCTCACCGCGTGGACGGCGAAAAAGGCGTTGCGGCTGACGCAGGGGACCTCGACGTAGCCCCCCACCGGGTCGCACACGAGGCCGATGGTGTTCATCAGGGCCAGGGACGCGGCGTGGACGCAGGCGCGGGGTGACCCGCCCAGGAGTTCGGTGACGGCGGCGGCGGCCATCGCGGCGCTCGACCCGATCTCCGCCTGACAGCCGCCCGCCGCGCCCGAGATGAACATCCGTTTGCTGATCGCCTTGCCCACCCCCGCCGCGAGGATCAGCGGGTCCACCAGCCGCTCGTCGGGCAGGCCGAGGTGATCCGCCACGCCGAGAAGCGCTCCCGGAATCGTGCCCGCGCTGCCCGCCGTGGGCGCGGCGACGATCCGGCCCATGCGGGCGTTTTCCTCGTTCACGGCCATCGCGTAGGCCTGCACCCGCCTCAGGAGGGGCGCTCCCAGCACGTCGGGTGCGTCCCACAGGCCCTTGGCGTTCCAGCCCACCATCCCCGTGATGCTCCTGGCGTCGCTCCGCAGCCCACGCTCGACCGAGGCGCGCATCTCGCCGATGCGGCGGGCCATCTCGGCGCGCACATCGTCCGGGTTCAGGCCCGTTTCCGCACAGTCCTGTGCCAGCACCCAGGCAGAGGCGGGGGCGGGGGCGTTCATCAGGGCTTCGAGGGTGGTCATGGGGAAAACTCCTTGGGAGTCGGGCGGGCTCAGCCGTCCATCAGCTTGGGCAGGGGGCGGACCCAGTTCATGTCGGGCCAGCGGTTCAGGAAGGCTAGGGCCTCGGGACTCAGCGCCTGATCGAGTTCGATGGCGAGGAGGGCCCGCCCGCCGCGCGCCTCGCGGGTGCAGGTCAGGGCGGCGATGTTCACCCCGTCGGCGGCGACCGTGCTCGCCACCCGGGCGATCATGCCCACCGCGTCGGCATAGCGCAGCAGCAGCGTCGGGCTCGACCCGCTGAAGTTCACCCCCAACCCCTGCACCTCGGTCACGCGGATCACCCCGCCGCCCGTGGAGCTGCCCTGGACCGTCACGGAGTGTTCTGCGCCGTGCAGCTCGATGTGCGCGGTGTTGGGGTGGACGTCGCCCAGGTCCACGTCCCGGAACTCGACGCTCAGGCCCGCCGCCTCGGCCTCCTCGAACGCGCGAGGCAACCGGGGGTCGTCGGGCCCGTACCCGAGCAGCCCCGCCACGAGCGCGAGGTGGGTGCCGTGGCCGCGCCCCGTCTTGGCGAAACTCGCGTGCAGGCCGATCACCGCCCGGCGGGGGGCCTCCCCAAGCAGGTGGTGGGCGACCAGGCCCAGGCGGCAGGCACCCGCCGTGTGGCTGCTGCTCGGCCCGATCATCACGGGACCAATCATGTCGAGCAGGGACATGACCCCAGTATAGGCAGGCGTCTAGGCAAGTGTCCGGGGCAGAGGGACGAGGAGGAAATCAGGAGGGCAAAACGGAGCGCAGACGTTCCAACTCAGCCTCAAGGTCCGAAATCTTTTCTAGAAGGCCCAGGTGTTCAACCTCTGCTTCAAGTTCGGCGACCCGTCCCCGCAGTTGGTCTAAGGTCTGAGGCTGCGCTTTCTTCTGATGGGGCGGGGGAGCAGGAGTCCTAGCAACTCCCTTGGTTATCGCCTCTGCACGTGCCGCCTGTGCGAGTTCGCGGGTGTCGAAGGTACCGACGGAGCGGAGCTTGCCGTCAAGGTAGGCGCGGGCGTTGTACCTGCCGGACGGGAGTTGCCGGATACCGCCCTGGGGATTGACCTGGGGATCGAGGGCTCGGTAGGCGCTGGTCGACCTCGAGACCCATTCGAGGTTCTCCACCCGGAAGTCGCTGTCATCCCCATTCTTCTGCGTGCAGACCAGACCCTTCGCGGGGAGCTTCCCGAAGGCGAGCAGATGAATGATGGCCCCCAGGGAAACGATCCGGTCCCGCTTGAGGCTCGGGTACATCGCCGCGTCGGCCTTCCTCGGCTGGAACGCCACGTACCCCGACCGCAGATACCACCCCTGCTCGGAGAGTCTCCCCAGCTTCTCCGCTACCCCGTCATCAAAGACAAATACCCGTCCAGCCAGCTCGAGTTCAACCATTATCAAGCAGTGTATGGAACTCAACCTCAAACCTTGCTTGCCGCCGCCCGCAGCGCCCGCCCGCTCGGTCCCGCCTGCCCCAGCGCGGCGCGGGCGAGGGGCACCCGCACCGGGTTCGGCGCCTGGGCGAACAGCCGCAGCATCGTGCGGGCGAGGGCTCCGGCGCCCGTACGCGGGGCCAGGAAGGCGTGCCACTCGGGGGCGGGCAACCGGAAGAAGGCCGCGAAGAAATCGGGCAGCAGGGTTCCCGGCAGGGCGAGCAGGGCGTCGGCGTCCAGCAGGGAGACCTCGCGGGCGGCGCGGCGCTCGGGGGGCCAGAGTGTGTCCCAGCCCGCCTGGACGGCCCGGGCGGGGCCGTGGCGGTCCAGCGCCCCCGTGACCGCCCGCGCGACAGCGAGAGCGTCCGTCAGGGCCCCGGCGACCTGAAACCCGCTGATCGGGTGGACGAGCCCCGCCGCCGACCCGAAGGCGAGGACGGGACCGGGGTCGGGGGCCGCCGTGTTCATGGGGAAGGCGACCCACTCGGTGCTCTCGACCTCGCCCGGCGGCGTGCCCTGCGCGGCGAGGCGGGCGTGCAACCGGCGTTCGAGCAGGTCGCGCGTCAGGCCGGGGCGGGCGATCAGGCTCGTCTCCTCCACGAGGTAGCGGCCTTCTCCCAGGTGCATGGTGTAGAGGAAGGTGGGCGCGGCGCGGACCTCGGCGGGCGGCAGGTGCTCCGCGCGGTAGTCCATCCACACCATGCCGCCGGGCGGGCCGGGCGGGCGGTCAAAGTGCGCGACGATCCCGAAGGCCGTCTGGAGGGCCGCGCCGCCCGGGTGGGTGGGCCGCGTCAGCCCGCCGGGGTGTCCCCCCGCGTCCACCACCAGCCGGGCCCGCCACCGCTCGCCGCCCGCGCCCCGGACCTCCCACCCCTCCCCCACCGATTCGGCGTGCGCCGCGGTGCCGACGGTCCAAGCCAGGTCCGACCCCGCCCGCGCGAGCAGCGTCTCCAGCAAACGGGCGTTGTCGAACAGGGCGTAGGGGCGCAGGAGGGGGGTGGGGGCCTCTCCCGTGTAC
This genomic interval from Deinococcus aestuarii contains the following:
- the sdaAA gene encoding L-serine ammonia-lyase, iron-sulfur-dependent, subunit alpha, with the protein product MTTLEALMNAPAPASAWVLAQDCAETGLNPDDVRAEMARRIGEMRASVERGLRSDARSITGMVGWNAKGLWDAPDVLGAPLLRRVQAYAMAVNEENARMGRIVAAPTAGSAGTIPGALLGVADHLGLPDERLVDPLILAAGVGKAISKRMFISGAAGGCQAEIGSSAAMAAAAVTELLGGSPRACVHAASLALMNTIGLVCDPVGGYVEVPCVSRNAFFAVHAVSAAQLALAQLESFIPPDEVVGAMASVGRLMPAELRETAEGGLAQTPTGLAVTARMEGREETGGMIELPMA
- the sdaAB gene encoding L-serine ammonia-lyase, iron-sulfur-dependent subunit beta, which encodes MSLLDMIGPVMIGPSSSHTAGACRLGLVAHHLLGEAPRRAVIGLHASFAKTGRGHGTHLALVAGLLGYGPDDPRLPRAFEEAEAAGLSVEFRDVDLGDVHPNTAHIELHGAEHSVTVQGSSTGGGVIRVTEVQGLGVNFSGSSPTLLLRYADAVGMIARVASTVAADGVNIAALTCTREARGGRALLAIELDQALSPEALAFLNRWPDMNWVRPLPKLMDG
- a CDS encoding HNH endonuclease, with translation MVELELAGRVFVFDDGVAEKLGRLSEQGWYLRSGYVAFQPRKADAAMYPSLKRDRIVSLGAIIHLLAFGKLPAKGLVCTQKNGDDSDFRVENLEWVSRSTSAYRALDPQVNPQGGIRQLPSGRYNARAYLDGKLRSVGTFDTRELAQAARAEAITKGVARTPAPPPHQKKAQPQTLDQLRGRVAELEAEVEHLGLLEKISDLEAELERLRSVLPS
- a CDS encoding lycopene cyclase family protein, giving the protein MAPHTDLTDALVIGGGPSGLGLAAELAAGGLSVRLVAPHPPRPFPATYGAWLDEVPGLTRAALAQVWTDVRVYTGEAPTPLLRPYALFDNARLLETLLARAGSDLAWTVGTAAHAESVGEGWEVRGAGGERWRARLVVDAGGHPGGLTRPTHPGGAALQTAFGIVAHFDRPPGPPGGMVWMDYRAEHLPPAEVRAAPTFLYTMHLGEGRYLVEETSLIARPGLTRDLLERRLHARLAAQGTPPGEVESTEWVAFPMNTAAPDPGPVLAFGSAAGLVHPISGFQVAGALTDALAVARAVTGALDRHGPARAVQAGWDTLWPPERRAAREVSLLDADALLALPGTLLPDFFAAFFRLPAPEWHAFLAPRTGAGALARTMLRLFAQAPNPVRVPLARAALGQAGPSGRALRAAASKV